One stretch of Diabrotica undecimpunctata isolate CICGRU chromosome 5, icDiaUnde3, whole genome shotgun sequence DNA includes these proteins:
- the LOC140441503 gene encoding uncharacterized protein, whose product MSTQVSTFQFSVESFNQSATKWSRWVKRLEGAYKVFKIPDEMRLPYLLHYMGSEAYDTLCDKLAPEVPEDKSYDDIVNLMDNFYNPAPLEIAEIFRFQSKRQAEGEQEYLHSLQKLSINCNFSTYLKTAIRNQFVFGLRSKRIQARLLESKGLDLDRTVEIATSMEASEKDSNQFFHNQNYNNSSVNILNTKARSANNNRMQFQNNSAANSSNTNSNG is encoded by the exons ATGTCTACACAAGTATCTACATTTCAATTTTCCGTTGAATCTTTCAACCAGTCTGCCACCAAATGGTCCAGGTGGGTAAAGAGGCTGGAAGGTGCTTACAAGGTATTTAAAATTCCAGACGAAATGAGATTACCTTATCTACTACACTACATGGGTTCTGAGGCCTACGACACCCTATGCGACAAGTTAGCCCCAGAAGTCCCGGAAGACAAGTCATACGACGACATTGTCAATTTAATGGATAATTTTTACAACCCTGCACCCCTGGAAATTGCAGAAATCTTCAGATTCCAATCAAAAAGGCAAGCCGAAGGAGAACAAGAATACCTTCATTCACTACAAAAGTTGTCAATTAACTGCAATTTCTCTACATATCTTAAAACTGCTATAAGAAACCAATTTGTTTTTGGCCTACGATCGAAAAGAATACAAGCTAGACTTCTAGAATCAAAAGGACTGGACCTAGATAGAACCGTTGAGATTGCCACAAGCATGGAGGCATCAGAAAAGGACAGTAACCAATTTTTTCAtaatcaaaattataataattctagtgtcaatatattaaatacaaaagcaaGGAGTGCAAATAATAATAGGATGCAATTTCAGAATAACTCTGCTGCAAATTCTTCAAACACAAATAGTAAT GGTTAA